The following are encoded together in the Alphaproteobacteria bacterium genome:
- a CDS encoding dienelactone hydrolase family protein: MRRLLTSLLLAFSLAAAAPASAGQFVTIEGGTQESPVRLIGYMARPPGEGPFPAVVLLHGCGGFHASMISWADRLSRWGYVTLAVDSFGPRGFSELCSGQVSTYQSIDGYAALRHLAGKSFVRASRVAVMGFSQGGWAVLETLDKGVMEHLFPHRFRAGIAFYPLCKYASGIMSKPVLVLAGGADTWTPASQCQAMAAGRSEPGSPRKEGDRSMVELVVYPGVHHGFDLLDVSLSPGRGITAHGHRVEYNEEAMRDAMRRVRAFLERTLD, encoded by the coding sequence ATGCGGCGTCTCCTCACCAGCCTGCTGCTTGCGTTCAGCCTCGCTGCCGCCGCGCCGGCGTCGGCCGGGCAGTTCGTCACCATCGAGGGCGGCACGCAGGAATCGCCGGTGCGGCTGATCGGCTACATGGCGCGGCCGCCGGGCGAGGGGCCGTTCCCCGCCGTCGTGCTGCTGCATGGCTGCGGCGGCTTCCACGCCTCGATGATCTCCTGGGCCGACCGGCTGTCGCGCTGGGGCTATGTCACGCTCGCCGTCGACAGCTTCGGCCCGCGCGGCTTCAGCGAGCTGTGCAGCGGCCAGGTCAGCACCTACCAGTCGATCGATGGATACGCCGCGCTGCGCCATCTCGCCGGCAAGTCCTTCGTGCGCGCCTCGCGCGTGGCCGTGATGGGCTTCTCGCAGGGCGGCTGGGCGGTGCTCGAGACGCTCGACAAGGGCGTGATGGAGCATCTCTTCCCGCACCGCTTCCGCGCCGGCATCGCCTTCTATCCGCTGTGCAAGTACGCCTCGGGCATCATGAGCAAGCCGGTGCTGGTGCTGGCCGGCGGCGCCGATACCTGGACGCCGGCGTCGCAATGCCAGGCCATGGCCGCCGGCCGCAGCGAGCCGGGCTCGCCGCGCAAGGAGGGCGACCGCTCGATGGTCGAGCTGGTGGTCTATCCCGGCGTGCACCACGGCTTCGACCTGCTCGACGTCTCGCTCTCGCCCGGCCGCGGCATCACCGCCCACGGTCACCGCGTCGAGTACAACGAGGAGGCGATGCGCGATGCCATGCGCCGCGTGCGCGCCTTCCTCGAGCGCACGCTCGACTGA
- a CDS encoding MFS transporter, with protein MNWPQRLPFYYGWAIILIAFVTMAVAVTARTSFSLLLPPLIDEFGWDRGLVAGAFSFGFLVSSIISPISGRVMDRRGPRVLILLGVAVVTAGLLLARYIANPWHFYLLLGVAVGAGANLMSFTVHSQFLPNWFARKRAMAIGIAFSGVGVGAIVLLPWLQAIIERAGWREACWTMGILVLCLLGPLNLLVWRKPEDIGLLPDGDKVAAAAAKRNAGNIVDAQWAGTQWTLGSAARTARFWWINLGFFCALFAWYAVQVHQTKYLVEIGFTPSLAAWSLGIVSVVAIPGQIGLGWLSDRIGREAIWAAGCMGFAICYAALIALEHAPSPALLYLMVFTQGFLGYALTSVMGPIVLEIFEGKHFAAIFGMINVASIAGGAAGPYAAGVIHDATGSYRLAFIIALACSVLSALAIWRASPGKVRVVPGKLKRV; from the coding sequence ATGAACTGGCCCCAGCGCCTGCCGTTCTACTACGGCTGGGCGATCATCCTGATCGCCTTCGTCACCATGGCGGTGGCGGTGACGGCGCGCACCTCGTTCTCGCTGCTGCTGCCGCCGCTGATCGACGAGTTCGGCTGGGATCGCGGCCTGGTCGCCGGCGCCTTCTCCTTCGGCTTCCTGGTGTCCTCGATCATCAGCCCGATCAGCGGCCGCGTGATGGACCGGCGCGGCCCGCGCGTGCTGATCCTGCTCGGCGTCGCCGTGGTCACCGCCGGCCTGCTGCTGGCGCGCTACATCGCCAATCCCTGGCACTTCTACCTGCTGCTCGGCGTCGCCGTCGGCGCCGGCGCCAATTTGATGAGCTTCACGGTCCATTCGCAGTTCCTGCCCAACTGGTTCGCCCGCAAGCGCGCCATGGCGATCGGCATCGCCTTCTCCGGCGTCGGCGTCGGCGCCATCGTGCTGCTGCCCTGGCTGCAGGCGATCATCGAGCGCGCCGGCTGGCGCGAGGCGTGCTGGACCATGGGCATCCTGGTGCTCTGCCTGCTGGGACCGCTGAACCTGCTGGTCTGGCGCAAGCCGGAGGATATCGGCCTGCTGCCCGACGGCGACAAGGTCGCGGCGGCCGCGGCGAAGCGCAACGCCGGCAACATCGTCGACGCGCAATGGGCGGGCACGCAATGGACGCTCGGCAGCGCGGCGCGCACCGCGCGCTTCTGGTGGATCAACCTCGGCTTCTTCTGCGCGCTCTTCGCCTGGTACGCCGTGCAGGTGCACCAGACCAAGTACCTGGTCGAGATCGGCTTCACGCCCTCGCTCGCCGCTTGGAGCCTGGGCATCGTCAGCGTCGTGGCGATCCCCGGCCAGATCGGCCTCGGCTGGCTGTCCGACCGCATCGGCCGCGAGGCGATCTGGGCCGCCGGCTGCATGGGCTTCGCCATCTGCTATGCCGCCCTGATCGCCCTGGAGCACGCGCCCTCGCCGGCGCTGCTCTATCTGATGGTCTTCACCCAGGGCTTCCTCGGCTACGCGCTGACCTCGGTGATGGGGCCGATCGTGCTGGAGATCTTCGAGGGCAAGCACTTCGCGGCGATCTTCGGCATGATCAACGTCGCCTCGATCGCCGGCGGCGCGGCCGGACCGTACGCCGCCGGCGTGATCCACGACGCCACCGGGAGCTACCGCCTGGCCTTCATCATCGCGCTCGCCTGCAGCGTGCTCTCCGCCCTCGCCATCTGGCGCGCCAGCCCCGGCAAGGTCCGCGTCGTGCCGGGGAAGCTGAAGCGCGTCTGA